The window TCTTCCTCGTCTATCAATTCCAAAGCCTTCTTGGATCGTCAGAACAGAGGTAATTCCCTCACCTATACTTCAATTTCTATTGTTTTACTCAATGTGAAAATAATTTGCCCCATTTGGCTGGCtggtttgtttgttttcttaaataatCCCTTTTGGATGAATATCGTCTTCTTCTACCTTTCGTTTATCTCAAGCCCTTTTTTGTTCTCTGTTCTTGAATTCTCTTTGTGTTTATTGTCTGAAGGACATTTATTAACTGTAATTGCACGTAATCAGTGTTAATACTCTTGTTCATATCATTCCTCGACATGGGGCAATCAATTTAGCTCTTAATTGAAGTTGGGGGTGTATTTTCTGCAGCAGAAAACTTAAATTTGTGCTTCTGTTTGCTCTACTGATGAGGGATATAATTGTACCTGCTATTTGACTGAATGTGAAAGAGCAATCCTTGACTAATTTACCAAATGTTGTTTGTTCTGAAGACCGTTGGAAAATGAAAGCACATAGTAACTAGTTTATTCTTTAATGGAACTTATTTCTGTTTCCCTCAGCTCATTTTATGGTGCTGATTTCAACGATATACTTGATTGAATCATTATCGGAAATTTTGAAGTAACCCCATTTGATTACTAGTTGGTTTTTGGATTTTGGAATTATTAGCCTTATAAACACTACGGACACCCATGTTTCTATGTTTTACTTTCCAATTTCTACTAATGTTTTGAAAAACCAAGcaaagttttgaaaactaaaaaggagttttcaaaaacttattttgtttttagaattcgACTAAGGAGTTAAACCTGTCACTTTGGAAAAGGTGAAAACTATGATTGAAAATTAGGGAGAAAACaagcaaaaatttaaaaaacaggAGATGGAAAATGATAACTGGGACCTTAAAAGTTAGTTAAGGAAGTTAGGGTATTGGGAAAAAATGGAGGGGATGGGAGATTAAGAAGGTAGGCATTTCATGAGTGGATTAGAATTTGAAAGATATGTAAGAGGGAGGGTTCAATACCTCAAATACTTGGGGGAGTTCTGTTTAATTTCGTTATCTTTTATATAATACTCTGATAAGTAATTTTCCTATTGATATCAATGCTTTTACTACTTGGTTTCTGTTTTGTGTGTTTGGCTTTCCTACCTGCCAAATAAGATTCTTAGAAATGTTTTCATACAATCTTATTTTGAGGCTACAAATGATATGATGTAGTTTTCTTCTGTCTCCTGTACTCGTGATTATTAGGTGTATCGGTTTTGATACTTCTATGGTACTTTTATCTCGGTTCTCAAATTTGTTTTGCTAACACACAAAATGATTTACCTAATCAAACTAAGTGGCAATTGAATAAGATGTTAACGGAGGATCAAGGCTTGCTTGGGAGTAATTTTTCCCATTGCTAAAATCACTTCCATTTTAATATGATTATGTGTTGGCAATGTTGTGGATGTCGTTTTCAAAATATCTTTAAATCATTTTTACGTTATTCACTTGTGCGAGAATTTGGATCAATTGATTGACCAAGAACTATTCAAGAAAGTAACCAGTGTTTTAAATGGCGATCTTTAGTAATTCTATGATTCTGTAATCACTTTTATAACCAACCATTATAGATCTATCATTCAACATCacctttaattatataaaatctACATTTTATAGTGTAAAACCAAACACTAATTGTTGTCATTAAACACATTGATATCACTTTTTATAGACAGTCTGATTGTAGTGTTTCCTCTCTTACTCTCCAGTCAAATGTTaggagagaaaaaagaaagaagccAGATCCACCTTGTGTGATATGCAATGGAAGTGGTAGAGTTGACTGTCACCATTGTTGTGGAAGAGGTATCtcatctttctctctctctcactacAATCTCCCCCTCAGATGGCTAATTAGGACCTGTTGCATCAGAACTTTGGAGTTGAATTTGTTTGTTCTATCCCTTTAAGTAACATGTCCTTATTTTCTAAAACTAGGGAGGACAAATTTTGTTCACTTAGAAATGCTTCCGAAAGGGGAATGGCCAAAATGGTACGAGTGTTTGTGATATTTCCTTTCTCCTCCTACTCATAACTTCGTAAATGTTCTTTCTTTTCACATCACCAAAACTTGGTATCAAATAAGCTATCCGTCAATTACTATTGCAGGTGTAGGACTTGTGGCGGGAGTGGTCTCGGCTACTGCTCCCGTTGCCTTGGGACGGGAGAGTATCGATATATTATGGGGTTCCAATTCATGAAGATGGAGAATAATGAAAGTAAGGATCCTAAAAAGTACAATGATCAAACAAAGCAACATCCCGGAAGTGCAAATCCAGAAATTTGAGACAAGTTTACAATGGTGTGACACTAAAATACTAATTCAAACTGATGAATTCCtgtttagtttaaaaaaaaaaagttgtaatATAGTTGGGGTATATGATAAACTTTTGCCCCTGTTTTAGGATGATTTTTTAGTTAATAATTTTGTAATTGTCCAGACGTGGTTGTGACTCAAATCTATTTTTATGGTCATTTGGAAAGTATCAATtccaaaaaaaattcttttttcctttttctttttccttgccatttttttttttggtatagTAAGTATGAAAGATTCGTGTTACATATCTCCTAGTTGTCTCCTAGTTGTTTTGATTGTAAGAGAACTCCTAGAAATTTAAATCTCCAACATAGGTAGGTATCATTGTGTTTGAACTTATCCCACCAAAGTTACTTTTTAACATTTCCACTTTATCTCAATCACCCCACTAGACCATAGATGTTGCACTTGGTACCATACATAAGACTCCCATGATCAGATTttgagaggaaaagaaaaagttcaaaTTATGAAACTTCTGACTTAAGACAGTTTGAATTCATGATCTTGAAAGATTCCAAACTATCGCAAATCTTAAAAGCTGAGGCCACCACTTGGAGGATCTACACCTCCAATCGTCTGTCATAAGTGAATTATTTTTTCATGACAGAAAGCTCCAAACAGTGTAAGTGCGAGTCAGCTTGTGCAGACCTTAATGAATCTCACAAACAACTCATTTTGTCCTACGGTACTTATATAGCGTGAAAACTTGTGGGATATAAATTTATAGGTTGTTACCTTGGAACGAACTTAATTCGAGTTCttaattaaactctttttttttttctttttataaagaaaCAATTCATTGATAAATGAACAAAGCTATATTTCACATCGTCAATTGGTAACTAAAGAAGATAAGTTATAATCAGTAAAAAGAATTGATTCCAAAATCctatcaaaagaagaaaaagaatacaAATGAATTTTTAGCAATAAGTTAATCCATGATGGTTAATTGAAAGTGATTTTAGCCCTACCAAAATCCTTCCCTTAAAAGGAGATTCAATTGAAAGGGCCAGTTTCAAAGATAAGATGATCAGGAAACAGATAGTGTGAACTTAATTTTTCTTGAATGTATATAAACTGCCAAAAACTTATTGCCAAAATTCTTGATGGCAGGTTATGACAACAACAGTATATCTATACAGCAAAAAGGACCAAGTGACTTGTAGTCAGTCTACAAATGAGTAGAGATCAAAGGGCTGAGTAATACTTGTAAGATTTGAGAGATAGAAGAATCCTGCAATTGTAGAGGCATCCATAACAATGACTGAGTCTGGCTCTGGGCGGTGGGTCATGAAGAAACTCCATAAGGCAGAAGTGCTGCAGCCACAATTCTACCTTCCTCATTTAGGATATTATATGTTGATGCTGCATTTCTCTGCAAATAACAAAGCTTTGTTAAGAATAAACGTGCCAACTTGAACATAGGTGAACTGGTCTATACATATACTCTCGACCTCCCCAAGGTCTAAGGTTAAAGGTTAAGTGAAAAGTACTTGTACAAGAAGAGAAAGCCCCCTTCCCAAGTAGAGTGCATAATTCTGTCCTATATCTGAAGTACCctcatttttcaaatattaaatatgGACTAGGTTTGTAGTGTACGGAAATACATAGGATATGAAGAGAATTGCTGGACATGGATGAACTGCCttgagagaaagagagagtgCAGATAACTACTTGATCTACAGTAACAAATTGTCCATCGTGTCAAAAACTGGTTAAATTTAGACAAAATGAGTCCATTCGGGATTCCAAACAGCCCACTATTCAAACTAGCAAGTCCCCGGCCAGATGATCATTGTAATTGGTAATTTACTCAACGGCAGCGCACTTGTTTCTTTCTTAAGCAAAAGTTGACATATGTGGGCACTAAAGATAGTTCTTGAACAGTTGAACTCAACTCTGTTCTCAAATATCACCTATAATTCAAATCACTCTATTTCCACTACAACATCACGTGggttagttttttcttttttctttttattagtGAAGGAACATGTGGTTTTTAATATCTTACACTAAAAAGTCTTTAATACCCATCTGATCAAGGGATTGCAAGGAAAAGAGGATGTTACTGGTGCATTGATGACACATTAATTCATCTTATCAGAAACTAGACAATACAGTAACCCACTACAATCTCTTTTGACAAGGCTACTATGGTTGGTGGATGTTTCCGCACCTATCTCTTATCCTAAACAAAGAATATACTGTTTCCCACCAATAGTCACAGACTCGTAAGATAGCTCAAAATCTTGATTTTCAGATGCATGAAAAGTAATTACCTTATAGATCAAGACAAATTCGACTACAGAACAAGCAACataatttcaaacaaaaagtaCCGTGTCTACAGCTTCCAACTTCATGCCAGTGGAACGAATGAACTGCCTCAATTCAGGATTTACTGGTTCAGTATATCTCCCACAGCCAAGTACTAGAATTTCTGACATTGAcgaagattaaaaaaaaaaagcttaaaattaagaaaattaatcAGTTGACAGTAGAAATCAACAAAAATGTGCTTGCACAGAGCAAATATGAACAATACACAGCACTAAGATGATGACGGAATTGCTCGAAAATAAACAGAATATTTGGTTTACAGGCCAGCTTATGCATTCAACTTTAAATGGAGGTAACCTGTCATGTCAGATTCTAGAAGAATGCCTAAGAAAGGAAACTGTATACCTTATTGACAGAAATGTACACTTGACATCCTCAAGATAGCTGATTTTGATATATCTCATCTCAGAATCAGAGAAAGAATAAAGAAACCAGAGTTCAGGTCTTGGGTAATTCATTCAATGGCTGAAAAGTGCAAATCTTTCACATATTCGAGAAGCTGTTAATTGATAAATATTACAAGTCCACTCTGATTGTGTTATTCCTCCCTTTCTCGATAACAAATCTACAAATTCTAGATTCATTCTCCCATCTCCTCTATAACATATTACAAGTCCCTTACAACATTAGCGCTGATATAAATATCTCATTTGGTCCTCTTCCCTCTTCTAGCATAATCAAAATATATGGAGGGTAGACTTCCTTATCAGccgaaagagagagaaggaagaaaaaaacgagaaagagagaagaaaaaagaaatcctCATTATCTTCCTGTTTAAAAACTTAAGATACGTCTACTACATTTTCAACTAGGTACATGAGTCAAATTCTCCAAAATCTAATTATTTAAACAGCAAAGCTAAGGCATGGTTGTTGTATTGTAAGATACTTCAAAGAAACAAATAGGCCACAACCTGCACTATCTCACAGGACATCCTCGACTAAGGCAGACGTGAAAATCTTACCCTACATGTTACAGTATTGAAAGAAGAAGGAAACGAATGATAAAGTTGAAGTCTTGTTCATGCTCAGGCACAGAAAAACTAGACCAAGAACTTTACTCATCCACAGTCACCTCGACTAATCTCATTGGACAATACAACTTATCATATAAAATATGGAAATCAATTGCCAAGGAAACTCACAGACGTCCTTATAGAAACGTGAAATCTAGGTAACTCTAGACACTCGTACTTAAACTACTTCAAGAATGTCCAATATTTCAACCCATTTTCCGAACACAACAACAGATTTTACCTGGAATAGGGCGCACAATCTGGAAGATAGATAAGCTGCAAAAAAATACATTTCAATCACCAAAAAGAATGAAGGAAGTAAATAAAGTTTTGCAAGTTAAGAAATAAGAAATGCAAAGCAAACCTGTCAGGCGTAATTTCCGAAAATTTCTTAGGACTCCAAGACATCAACAAGTTCCCAACGCAAAGCAAGCTGCCCTCATAATCCACTCCATTCACAGTGAACCCCGTCTCAGTATACCTTAAAGCCCCGCATAAATGAATCAAGGATATCAAATTGAGGAAAGAAATCGATGCAAGAGACAAAAAGGGGAAGTTAGGGCAGTACCGTTGAAAACGAAGCTGATCTTTAGGGACATTGTCGATGAGATTGATCTGATCGTAAAGTGAAAATGCGCGTCTCAACGACGGCAGAGGCTGGCTGAAACCAGGCTTCCGGCGATCGTTTTTAAGGGTTCTAATCAGACTAGGCAGCGTCGCCACCGCTTTCTGCCTTGCCGCCATTTTTCTCAGGCGCCGTGTCTCCGTCCCGGAGTTTCGCCCCCAaatccctttttctcttttagttTTCTTGTTTAGGACATGAACTTTGATATAATTGCATTTGTGACCCCAAGTTAACCTATAGATTTGTCGTTTgcaatttttgttatttttaatattttttttcatcgtaataaaaagaaatattttcaaaaacataacaaaccaaccaatattttttaaaaatattttaagttttttctttcattccattttctttttctgtcatttttcaaattattatttagttaaatatcgaaaaaatctaaacgattgtgtatgtaaaaaattcatttgacTAAAACATTTTTCGTATTTttaatgttatattttttaaaagacctttaataaaaaaaaattagcacTATTAGATAAGTTAAGTGATAATTATCTTGATTAGGATTTTATCAACCATCGGAGATGAGAATTTGAACACATTTAActtaatatataaaagaaatataaaagtTAATTTGGTTGTCTTAATTATTTAATTGGATCGGTAGCATAAATATGTTATATGTGATGGTGAAGGTACACATGAAGATATAATAAAACATATAGTACATTCCAAGTAGCTAAAATCCTTAATATGTGATGTTACAACGCAAAGATCTATAAgtggaataataataataataataatgtggTGAGAGGATGAAGATGGAAGATGGAAGATGTGAAGAATGGAGATGAAGGTGAAGGGAGGGTTCTAAACCATATATACCCAATCTaatatttttgtgtttgttaccaacaaataaaagaaaaagttgatGGTTAGGAATGAGTGTATATAAAGATATATATCTAAAGACATTATGATAGTTTCTTAGAACAAAGTTTTAAGATTGGATAGGATATGTATTGTCCTTTGCTTTGCTTCACTCTCTTTTAAGGACCCattgtcttttcttttcctatattcttctctctctctctatctctctttttaatttgtatagatttgtttttcttttctgggCAATAAtgctattttcaattttagactAATAAGTAGAGTAtgaatatttgtaaatataattttaCCATGAAAAGGAGTGTATATAAATGTCAATTTATAGTGTATTTAGgaggttttttatttttatttttattttcatggTATTTTTTAGTGTACCAAAGTCTTGAACTTTGTATAAATTAGCCATTATAATATTCATTAACAagtagttttgaaaattaaagcaTATAATTGTTTTGAGTTTTCTAAAGTttggggtttttttttcctttcaattttGTTATTGTTTAAATGTTTCTATGTTTTATATTTGTAAGAATTTGTCAAAAACAATAgaataaataaaagttctattctttttaataaatttgtctTGAAAGCTCTtacataattattaattattaagtgtataacaaaaatttatacatagatttaattaTAATcgaacaatataattgtttacttatatataaatatatggtacaaaattataaaacaataaGATTATAAAACACAAGAATTTACGTACAAAATTCATTACCATGCAAAAAATTTTACAATCACAAAGAATAATCATTTTTATTCTAATTACAATTACACTCTCTCAAATTTTTGTGTACCGCTCACTTAATTCTTTGGTCTAATTTAAAAACAtagatttaattatatatattatagtcGAGGGACCGTTTAAACAAGTTAGGTTAAATCGATGGATTAAAATgtaatgaaattaattataagtttcaattataatataataacatCCCCACATACTATTCTTCAAATCTATTTGAGTATGACGAGAccatcaaatataaaataattctcAACCATGAATCTTTTAATTTCAATCACACTTGAACTTTTATTAACAACTTTAGATATGCTCTATTAATTCTACTTTACATATATGAGGCCTAGAGTGTGTTTTCTCAATaaatctctttttctcttttaataatGGAtatgacatatatatatatatatatatatcatgataTTAATTATTGCTAAAATTCACTAGCTtagaaatttcttttttctctccaCCTTACAAAGTTGAGAACACATGTTACTTATAGAGACAAGTTATAAAATGATTTTGAGGATATAATGCAATGATATAGGAATAATCATTTTCAAGCTTCTTGGTCACAATTAAATGACTTATTATTATTGGTATATAAATCAATTGAAAATTTATAtgtgcaaaagaaaaaagaaaaatagagttCTCTTTTATGATTTGAAATCAACTCTCTCTTTCTAATTTGGAAAAGAGCAATATATATTAAGTATAGTCTATATGTTATACTTTACACATATCACATTTTAATTGAATGAAAGCTAGGGAGAGTTATTACACATACAttatataacaatattaaacATGTCAAAAAATAAATTGATCACATGACATAATCTTTACTCCattcttaattttaaattaattaaaatagttCACTTTTCTAAATGAGAAAATGAATTATTACACAACCTAATTAATATGCTTTAATTTGTATTAAACGACAAAGAGTTCAAAAGGTTGCTTTAATTAATGTGAGTTTGATTTAGGGTTTTATTAGTTTGATTTATAATATCAAATTcgttttgtttttagatttcaTTTTCCTTCTATCCTTCGTATCattttaacttttcaaaaaaactctttttttttatattattaatttttattcaaAAGCAGTTTTAGTATAAAAAAGAGttacttcaaaaaaaaaaatggaataaaCGTTGTATTAAAATTTAGTCTACATGTGGATATTTCATTATATTATAGAAAAAATCCACAAAACAAATTATTCTACAATAAAATATTAACaatataaaaatgatataaatattagaCAAGATAACAAgtttaaaaatcataaaaaatttagaaaaattatggtggataaccaaaaaaaaaaaaactatatataaaatatagtgAAAAAAACTTAAATGAACTAAAAAGGGTTTGATGAacattttctatattttataaataattttaatattttatcatttttgaaaatactcaaatatttatttactaatttaatttttcaaaaatattaatCCAAACAAGcattttatcaatatttttactaaaatttttgtaaaattatcaATATTTCCATTGATATAGAGATTTTAAACCTTACACTAAACTGTAAGAAGAAAAGTTTTTTCAACATTGGAAAAGGAAATATATGCATATAGATATTGCAAAAGGGAATCAGTAGATTAAGTGATTTAAAGATCAATcatatatatcttttaaagtACATTCTTATCTTTTTGTATCTATTCTATACATATCAActtcaaattataaatttaatcatCGAAATCTTAAacctttttaaaaatttatgtatatcctccctaaaattcaaaattatatcatagaagaataaactaaaatataatgAAATCGAAAGTTTTAACCAcctataaattaaaataattaaatctcGAATGTTTTATGATTTTTAAACATGTTATCATGTGatctataaattaaaataatttaatttaatcaatacAAATTAGTTTATATAAAAAATTCTTGTATACGTGTCAAATCTTATCATCGCTTCATTAACCTCCAAAATTGATTTAACAAAATACAATCTTGGAAAATTTAAGATAAGTTATTGTAATTAACTAAACATATGTTCTTTATTAAATAACAAAAGgaacttttgaaaaaaataaattatatgaaTATATATGTTTGTAGCAAAGTACAAATAAGCACTAGACAATAAATCGTTTTTCAAGTCATACTTTGTTGTTGGGTACATTAATGATTGATCGATCTAGTGGTTGTCAATACTTATTTGTTACATGGTTGATGTATATATTAAAAGTTATGCTTGCCATCATGCCATGGGACGTTCCATTTTCAATCACTCGACAACTTATGTTAGTTTTCATTACTccttttgaaaataaaattattagaaTAATTCCAAACATAAACCGATAGCTAAAGTTTAGCATTTATTTTTAGGGTTAACATAGATTAGGGTTGACAATACAAACACTAAATAAAACACCACATCCTAGAAGAAGCCAACAAATTTATAGAAAACTAACCGaactttaaataaaataatgaaaaattatataGGATATTTCTAGGTATGGGGAAGTATGACAACCAAACTTTTACTAATTTGAAGGTATAATCGTAACTATGGTTGTAATTTaatccaaaaaggaaaaagaaaaagggttgCATGGGGGGTGTTGGTTGCAATGTTTTACCAACCAAACTTCACAAAAACAGAATCCATTTTACCTTTCACATGTTTGTACAAAATTCAATATACAACGAATCAAACTCCAACTCACTAAACGACAGTTtctcaaaaacaaaaagaactcCCAATTCTCAATTCCcaattctctctcttttattaTAAGTATCAACCCATAACTCAATCCCCCTTCATCCTTCTCTTCTTCCCCTTCTTCCTTCCCCTAAAAGAATGTACACGGCAGTCCTCGTGGTGGTCATCGCGGTGCTCTTCTGGATTTTCAAGAATGCAAACCACTGGCTCTACGAAACCGCTCTCTTGGGTTCGAAACGGTTCGCCCTACCGCCCGGCGACCTCGGCTGGCCCTTCATTGGCAATATGTGGTCTTTTCTAAGAGCTTTCAAGTCTCCTTATCCTGATTCTTTCATGGACTCCATCATTTCCaggtctctctctctctctctctctctctctctcttctctttttttctttctttctttctttatatgCAACTATGgagtttttaaattttgctatactaataatactaaaaatggttcttcttttctttttaataaaaaaaaatatgctTTTGTTTTTATTCCAATATGACATTGTCGTATCTTAGACGATACCACAATATTGGATTAATAAATTTGgagcaaatatatatatatatatatacatatatatagtctaaaaagaaaaacatttgaagttttatatgatcagttttgaaatttatagtacTCTTCTCCAtagtaatttttttcaattaaataataatactttGGGTTTGTCCACCTTCGTATGTCTTCGTTACTCTCGTGGTAGTCGTAGGATGCCACATTAATTATTATAGTACGAAAAAGTTTTCATTtctacattttttatttaataaatttgcTTAAATATGTCAATTTCTAATaggtcatatatatatatatgtctatgCATGGTCAAATAAGTCTACACCACTTATTGGACCATAAATTAAAAGTTCACAATAGACTATTATAATTCttctaaatttataatttttaatgtATTTAAAAATGTAATGACTAATGTTTTGACGATTAAACTTAACATCATGTtaattagagaaaaaaataaaatatatagttGATTTTTACTAGATTAAGTGTCCGTCTAACATAAAACTTCTAAACTTAACAACTTTTGAGAAGTAGATTTTCAATGAAAATGTCATTATTATATCTTacattttctttaagaaattttattgaCAAAGTTGATTAGTTATTACACTGTATTATTCATAAACAATC is drawn from Cucumis melo cultivar AY chromosome 11, USDA_Cmelo_AY_1.0, whole genome shotgun sequence and contains these coding sequences:
- the LOC103498991 gene encoding uncharacterized protein LOC103498991, translated to MAARTTPIILPAVQLKATDSNGVTPSRNSTYLPRLSIPKPSWIVRTESNVRREKRKKPDPPCVICNGSGRVDCHHCCGRGRTNFVHLEMLPKGEWPKWCRTCGGSGLGYCSRCLGTGEYRYIMGFQFMKMENNESKDPKKYNDQTKQHPGSANPEI
- the LOC103498992 gene encoding uncharacterized protein LOC103498992 isoform X1, producing MFLKIFLFITMKKNIKNNKNCKRQIYRLTWGHKCNYIKVHVLNKKTKREKGIWGRNSGTETRRLRKMAARQKAVATLPSLIRTLKNDRRKPGFSQPLPSLRRAFSLYDQINLIDNVPKDQLRFQRYTETGFTVNGVDYEGSLLCVGNLLMSWSPKKFSEITPDSLSIFQIVRPIPEILVLGCGRYTEPVNPELRQFIRSTGMKLEAVDTRNAASTYNILNEEGRIVAAALLPYGVSS
- the LOC103498992 gene encoding uncharacterized protein LOC103498992 isoform X2 — encoded protein: MAARQKAVATLPSLIRTLKNDRRKPGFSQPLPSLRRAFSLYDQINLIDNVPKDQLRFQRYTETGFTVNGVDYEGSLLCVGNLLMSWSPKKFSEITPDSLSIFQIVRPIPEILVLGCGRYTEPVNPELRQFIRSTGMKLEAVDTVLFV